The Persephonella sp. IF05-L8 genome contains a region encoding:
- a CDS encoding cation:proton antiporter, which yields METHDFILGLLIILVSARIFAEIFSYLKIPPVLGEVFAGILIGPSVLGIVEVNEIIKILAEIGIILLLFEVGLETDLKKLQREGMKSVIVALFGAIIPFFGGFALSYYLFNLPLIASLFIGGTLTATSIGITIRVLKDLGKEKTSAAQIVIGAAVLDDIIGVILLVILADFAITGQVNLENTLRIIVLVIFFFATAPLLASIMSKIIHVYDLKYRKLPGFLPTIIVSLILFFAYIAHLFGAPEIIGAFAAGIALSRRFFLPFGIALKADPHFVEKLETQMKPLIYLFTPIFFVTVGLSMNLREIDFSSPSFWLLTFALLFIAVIGKVGGAYLLKGINHVRRLIIGTSMVPRGEVGLIFAELGRTSKVFTNEIYSALVFVVILTTLIPPFIMKYLFKLEEKS from the coding sequence ATGGAAACGCATGATTTTATACTTGGGCTGTTAATTATATTAGTTTCAGCCAGAATTTTTGCAGAAATTTTTTCATATTTAAAAATACCACCTGTTTTAGGTGAAGTATTTGCAGGCATACTTATAGGCCCAAGTGTTTTAGGTATTGTTGAGGTTAATGAAATAATAAAAATACTTGCAGAAATAGGAATAATTCTTCTTCTTTTTGAAGTTGGATTAGAAACAGACCTGAAAAAATTACAAAGGGAGGGGATGAAATCTGTAATTGTTGCTTTGTTTGGAGCTATAATTCCATTTTTTGGAGGTTTTGCATTAAGTTATTATCTTTTTAATCTTCCATTAATAGCCTCTCTTTTTATAGGGGGAACGTTGACAGCCACCAGTATTGGAATAACAATAAGAGTTCTTAAGGATTTAGGAAAAGAAAAGACATCAGCTGCACAGATAGTTATAGGGGCTGCTGTTTTAGATGATATTATTGGTGTTATTCTTCTTGTAATCTTAGCTGACTTTGCTATTACAGGACAGGTAAATTTGGAAAATACTTTAAGGATTATAGTTCTTGTAATATTTTTCTTTGCAACAGCTCCCCTTTTAGCATCTATTATGTCAAAGATTATTCATGTGTATGATTTGAAATACAGAAAATTACCTGGGTTCCTGCCGACAATTATAGTTTCTCTTATCCTGTTTTTTGCATATATTGCACATCTTTTTGGAGCTCCAGAAATAATAGGAGCTTTTGCAGCAGGAATTGCTTTATCCAGAAGATTTTTCCTTCCATTTGGAATTGCCCTGAAAGCAGACCCCCATTTTGTTGAAAAACTGGAAACCCAGATGAAACCTTTAATTTATTTATTTACACCTATATTTTTTGTTACTGTAGGACTTTCTATGAATTTACGCGAAATAGATTTTAGCTCTCCATCATTCTGGTTACTTACATTTGCACTGTTATTTATTGCAGTGATAGGAAAGGTGGGAGGAGCCTATCTTTTAAAAGGTATTAATCATGTTAGAAGGCTTATCATAGGAACTTCAATGGTTCCACGTGGAGAAGTAGGACTTATATTTGCAGAACTTGGTAGAACCTCAAAAGTCTTTACAAATGAAATATATTCTGCACTTGTGTTTGTGGTAATACTAACTACCCTTATTCCACCCTTTATAATGAAATATCTGTTTAAATTAGAGGAAAAAAGTTAA
- a CDS encoding Uma2 family endonuclease, translating into MSTATLSRKSISSKQKPPKPYKFTINHLKKMYEAGIFKPEEKIELINGETYKMTPIGFRHAKVLERLERKLYEIIYSDPELKEKFVIWTQNPIKIDSKNLLYPDIAIYPEEIYQKEDIPKIKDAVLIIEISDTTLDYDREVKLPVYAKGKAREVWIINLKDNVLEKYTQPSKKLFKSIHIYQKNEKIKIFNEKIELSEILNS; encoded by the coding sequence ATGTCAACAGCAACCCTATCAAGAAAATCTATTTCTTCCAAACAAAAACCACCTAAGCCATACAAGTTCACTATAAATCATCTGAAAAAAATGTATGAGGCGGGGATATTCAAACCTGAAGAAAAAATAGAATTAATAAACGGGGAGACTTATAAGATGACACCAATAGGTTTTAGACATGCAAAAGTTTTAGAGAGATTAGAAAGGAAGCTTTACGAGATTATTTATTCTGACCCTGAACTTAAAGAAAAATTTGTTATCTGGACACAAAACCCTATTAAGATTGATTCAAAAAATCTTCTATATCCAGATATAGCTATCTATCCGGAAGAGATTTATCAAAAAGAAGATATTCCAAAGATAAAAGATGCAGTTTTGATAATAGAGATTTCAGACACAACTCTTGATTACGACAGAGAAGTAAAACTTCCAGTTTACGCAAAAGGAAAAGCCAGAGAAGTCTGGATAATAAACCTAAAAGATAACGTCCTTGAAAAATACACCCAACCCTCAAAAAAGCTGTTCAAATCAATCCATATCTACCAGAAAAATGAGAAAATCAAAATTTTTAACGAAAAAATTGAGCTATCAGAAATTTTAAATAGCTAA
- a CDS encoding class II fructose-bisphosphate aldolase yields the protein MPTIAKNTDELNSLLSGAVSVEGEKVSITDENKLRESVIDDLIYTAVFSEDENTKEEAKRLIREIANEFGAIAASIHDFYMAMGRGEVDKITTPAVNIRGMTYDVARQMFKVALNHNVGAFIFEIAKSEIGYTFQRPSEYAACVLAAAIKEGYKGPVFIQGDHFQFNAKKYAEDPEKELQAIKDLTEEAIKAGFYNIDIDPSTLVDYSKPTLKEQQYHNYICTAKMTQFIREIEPEGVTISVGGEIGHIGGKNSTVEEFEAFMEGYLEELPEGMSGISKISVQTGTEHGGIPLPDGRVAEVKLDFNVLRDIGKVAREKYGLGGTVQHGASTLPDELFDKFPENNCCEIHLATGFQNIMYDLIPADFREKIYSWIKENLKNEWKEGWTEEQFIYKTRKKGFGPFKYEWWTLDEEYKNKILDALYKKFEFLFGKLNAFNTKEVVEKYVKPVKLPYGTIRK from the coding sequence ATGCCAACGATAGCAAAAAACACTGATGAACTGAATTCTTTATTAAGTGGTGCTGTGTCTGTAGAAGGTGAAAAAGTTTCTATAACAGATGAAAACAAACTGAGGGAAAGCGTAATTGATGACCTTATCTATACAGCTGTTTTTTCTGAGGATGAAAACACAAAAGAGGAGGCAAAAAGGCTTATAAGGGAAATTGCCAATGAGTTTGGAGCAATTGCAGCCTCTATACATGATTTTTATATGGCAATGGGCAGAGGAGAGGTTGATAAAATAACAACTCCAGCTGTTAACATCAGGGGAATGACCTACGATGTAGCAAGGCAGATGTTTAAGGTTGCTCTTAACCACAATGTTGGAGCCTTTATCTTTGAAATAGCAAAATCAGAAATAGGATATACATTCCAGAGACCTTCTGAGTATGCTGCCTGCGTTTTAGCAGCTGCAATAAAAGAAGGATATAAAGGACCTGTTTTTATACAGGGTGACCACTTCCAGTTTAATGCTAAAAAGTATGCAGAAGACCCAGAAAAAGAACTTCAGGCTATAAAAGACCTTACAGAAGAAGCCATAAAAGCAGGCTTTTACAATATAGATATTGACCCTTCAACCCTTGTTGATTACTCAAAACCTACTTTAAAAGAACAGCAATACCATAACTATATCTGCACTGCAAAAATGACCCAGTTTATCAGAGAAATTGAGCCTGAAGGAGTTACTATTTCTGTCGGTGGAGAAATTGGGCATATCGGTGGTAAAAACTCAACTGTAGAAGAGTTTGAGGCATTTATGGAAGGATATCTGGAAGAACTTCCAGAAGGGATGTCAGGAATATCTAAAATTTCTGTTCAGACTGGAACAGAACACGGAGGAATTCCCCTACCAGATGGAAGAGTAGCAGAAGTTAAACTGGACTTTAATGTCCTTAGAGATATTGGAAAGGTAGCAAGGGAAAAATACGGTTTAGGTGGAACAGTTCAGCACGGAGCTTCAACACTTCCAGATGAACTATTTGACAAATTCCCTGAAAACAATTGCTGCGAAATTCACCTTGCAACAGGCTTCCAGAATATAATGTATGACCTTATTCCTGCGGATTTCAGAGAAAAAATCTACAGCTGGATAAAAGAAAACCTCAAAAATGAATGGAAAGAAGGCTGGACAGAAGAGCAGTTTATCTACAAAACAAGGAAAAAAGGCTTTGGACCATTTAAATACGAATGGTGGACATTAGACGAGGAATACAAAAACAAAATCCTTGATGCCCTTTACAAAAAATTTGAGTTCCTCTTTGGAAAATTAAACGCATTCAACACAAAAGAAGTTGTTGAGAAATATGTTAAACCTGTAAAACTTCCTTACGGCACAATCAGAAAATAA
- a CDS encoding DUF808 family protein produces MASGILALLDDIAYLMDDVASSTKIAAQKTSAVLGDDLAVGAKKASEYPPSRELPVLWAITKGSFVNKLIVVPLMLLLNYFLPFIIKPILMIGGLYLAYEGAEKILEFLKIVKHHSEEKKLSEKEKIRSAIITDFILSLEIVVIAISTLQDKPFSVQVVSVSIIALFATVGVYGLVAFIVRLDDMGIYLIENYDGFLEKLGFLMVKSLPYIIKGLSVIGTLAMVLVAGGIYLHSLEFLHHLTEPIPAIIGEFLIGLILGIFAFFTKQLISSFLHRS; encoded by the coding sequence ATGGCTTCAGGAATTCTTGCTTTACTTGATGATATTGCTTATTTAATGGATGATGTGGCGTCTTCTACAAAAATTGCTGCCCAGAAAACATCTGCAGTTTTGGGAGATGACCTTGCTGTAGGGGCGAAAAAGGCTTCTGAGTATCCTCCAAGTAGAGAGCTACCTGTCTTATGGGCAATTACAAAAGGTTCTTTTGTAAATAAGCTAATAGTCGTTCCGCTTATGCTACTTCTTAACTATTTTCTGCCCTTTATTATCAAGCCTATATTAATGATAGGTGGTCTTTACCTGGCTTATGAAGGAGCCGAAAAAATTCTTGAATTCCTGAAAATTGTTAAACATCATTCTGAAGAAAAAAAATTATCCGAGAAAGAAAAAATTAGGTCTGCAATTATTACAGATTTTATACTCTCCCTTGAAATAGTAGTTATTGCTATATCTACTCTTCAGGATAAACCTTTTTCTGTTCAGGTTGTTTCAGTTTCTATAATAGCTTTGTTTGCAACAGTAGGAGTATATGGTCTGGTGGCATTTATTGTTCGTCTGGATGATATGGGGATTTATTTAATAGAAAATTATGATGGTTTTTTAGAAAAATTAGGATTTCTAATGGTTAAATCTTTACCATATATCATAAAAGGTCTGTCTGTTATCGGAACTCTGGCTATGGTTCTGGTGGCAGGTGGGATTTATTTACATAGTTTAGAGTTCTTACATCATTTAACAGAACCTATTCCTGCTATTATTGGCGAATTTTTAATAGGCTTAATTCTTGGAATTTTTGCCTTTTTTACAAAACAACTTATTTCCAGCTTTCTTCACCGGTCTTAA
- the crcB gene encoding fluoride efflux transporter CrcB — protein sequence MQYLAIMIGGALGALFRFLVSSFVNKYSGLEFPAGTLVVNVIGSFVLVFFTVITLEKLSIDPLWRMFFAVGFLGAFTTFSTFSYETIALMQDGEYLKSIMNILLNNGLSIAAGIGGLILAKSLS from the coding sequence ATGCAATACCTGGCTATTATGATTGGAGGGGCTCTTGGAGCCCTTTTTAGATTTCTTGTCTCATCCTTTGTAAATAAATATTCAGGACTTGAATTCCCTGCAGGAACTCTTGTTGTAAATGTAATAGGTTCTTTTGTTCTTGTGTTTTTTACAGTGATAACCCTTGAAAAGCTGAGTATAGACCCATTATGGAGGATGTTTTTTGCAGTGGGATTTTTAGGGGCTTTCACAACATTTTCAACATTTTCTTATGAAACTATAGCTTTAATGCAGGATGGAGAATATCTTAAAAGTATAATGAATATACTGCTAAATAACGGATTATCTATCGCTGCTGGGATAGGCGGTCTAATTCTGGCAAAAAGTTTGTCCTGA
- a CDS encoding YkgJ family cysteine cluster protein yields MEKLENLILAAAGIYKQPELVDEIITLQEELNQQIDKQINQQKGLACQKGCSYCCYGWNVQMTIPEMLMVIRDLNSFSPEKRIKIADRIYEFSNLNDYDGVACPLLENSLCLVYKSRPFICRTYSSYDVSLCENRKEFVFPPFVEKIIKDIVLPFEENIEEPFRTLFETKVPISNIKFDYHRGLFYLNLANTIKIIPTPEKTEISPLEFAKKYLQT; encoded by the coding sequence TTGGAGAAATTAGAAAATCTCATACTTGCTGCTGCAGGAATTTACAAACAACCAGAGCTTGTTGATGAGATTATTACTTTGCAGGAAGAATTAAACCAGCAGATTGATAAACAGATAAATCAGCAAAAAGGTTTAGCCTGTCAAAAAGGCTGCTCTTACTGCTGTTATGGCTGGAATGTCCAGATGACTATTCCAGAAATGCTGATGGTTATAAGAGACTTAAATTCCTTTTCTCCAGAAAAAAGGATAAAAATAGCTGACAGAATATATGAATTTTCCAATCTAAATGATTATGATGGGGTAGCCTGTCCTTTACTTGAAAATAGTCTGTGTCTGGTTTATAAAAGCAGACCTTTTATATGCAGAACATATTCTTCTTATGATGTTTCTTTATGTGAAAATCGGAAAGAATTTGTTTTTCCACCTTTTGTTGAAAAAATAATAAAAGATATTGTCCTTCCATTTGAGGAAAATATAGAAGAGCCTTTTAGAACCTTATTTGAAACAAAAGTCCCTATTTCCAACATAAAATTTGATTACCACAGGGGCTTATTTTATCTAAATCTGGCAAATACTATAAAAATTATTCCTACACCTGAAAAAACAGAAATTTCTCCACTGGAATTTGCAAAAAAATATCTTCAAACCTGA
- a CDS encoding molybdenum cofactor biosynthesis protein MoaE: MNVPQVYIGENWFDINDVLNSYKDETCGAVDIFLGIPRSAPEDGEVKELHYEAYISMAEKIIKEIINEAKEKFGIKYAVVHHRTGVVPVLVPSFLVVVWAGHRQEAFEACRYIVDETKARAPIWKKEVFKTGEESWK, from the coding sequence ATGAACGTGCCGCAGGTTTATATAGGAGAAAACTGGTTTGATATAAATGATGTTCTAAATAGCTACAAAGATGAAACATGCGGAGCTGTGGACATATTCTTGGGTATTCCACGTTCAGCCCCAGAAGACGGAGAGGTAAAGGAACTCCATTATGAAGCTTATATATCAATGGCAGAAAAGATAATAAAAGAAATCATAAATGAAGCAAAAGAAAAATTTGGAATTAAATATGCAGTAGTTCATCACAGAACAGGCGTTGTGCCTGTTCTGGTACCTTCATTTCTGGTGGTTGTATGGGCAGGACACAGACAGGAAGCATTTGAAGCCTGTAGATATATAGTAGATGAAACGAAGGCAAGAGCTCCTATCTGGAAAAAAGAGGTTTTTAAGACCGGTGAAGAAAGCTGGAAATAA
- the fbp gene encoding class 1 fructose-bisphosphatase: MAQIGIDLNRFILEEERKFPKASGSLSMALMAIEAAAKIIASHVRMAGLADVLGKAGKVNVQGEEVQKLDELSNEILINHLSDCGQFYALASEELDEPIFPSKGVDGKYVISFDPLDGSSNIDVNVSIGTIFSIHKKVTGTIDDFLQEGYKQVAAGYIIYGSSTMFVLTTGNGVNGFTLDPSVGMFLLSHPDMKIPEKGKIYSINEANAKKWTQPKLIDYIEALKEEGYTTRYIGSMVADVHRTLIKGGIFGYPADKKNTNGKLRLLYEAAPMAFIIEQAGGKATNGEIDILQVKPTDIHQRTPVFLGSKKEINQLLEFIK, translated from the coding sequence ATGGCACAGATAGGAATTGATTTAAACAGATTTATTTTAGAGGAAGAAAGAAAGTTTCCTAAAGCATCTGGTTCATTATCTATGGCTCTCATGGCAATTGAAGCAGCTGCCAAGATAATAGCTTCCCATGTAAGAATGGCAGGACTGGCTGATGTTCTCGGCAAGGCTGGAAAAGTTAATGTGCAGGGTGAGGAAGTTCAGAAACTTGATGAGCTTTCTAATGAAATACTGATTAATCACTTATCTGATTGTGGGCAATTTTATGCCCTTGCTTCAGAAGAATTAGATGAGCCTATTTTCCCTTCAAAAGGAGTTGATGGGAAATATGTTATTTCCTTTGACCCCTTAGATGGTTCTTCAAATATAGATGTTAACGTTAGCATTGGAACAATCTTTTCCATCCACAAGAAAGTAACAGGAACAATTGATGATTTTCTACAAGAAGGTTATAAGCAAGTTGCAGCAGGGTATATTATTTATGGTTCCTCTACAATGTTTGTCCTGACTACAGGAAACGGGGTTAACGGATTTACATTAGACCCTTCTGTTGGTATGTTTTTACTCTCCCATCCAGATATGAAAATTCCAGAAAAAGGAAAAATCTATTCTATAAATGAGGCAAATGCTAAAAAGTGGACACAGCCTAAACTTATTGATTACATAGAAGCCCTGAAGGAAGAAGGATACACAACCAGATATATAGGCTCAATGGTTGCCGATGTCCACAGAACACTAATAAAAGGTGGAATATTTGGATATCCTGCAGACAAGAAAAATACAAATGGAAAACTAAGACTTCTTTATGAAGCTGCTCCGATGGCATTTATAATTGAGCAGGCCGGAGGAAAAGCCACCAACGGCGAGATTGATATCCTTCAGGTAAAACCTACAGATATTCATCAGAGAACACCTGTTTTCCTTGGAAGTAAAAAAGAAATAAATCAATTACTGGAGTTTATCAAATAA
- a CDS encoding Hsp20/alpha crystallin family protein — MDRRNLPAFGWNPFRELARIEQELNKVFNELVPTPKSGELVEVTTWNPRVDVYEKDNKLIIEAEIPGAKKEDVEVKIKDNAVVIKGEVKREEEEKDKTYYRTERFYGVFERVIPLPVEVKAEEAKASFDNGVLKIEIPKAIEEKEVKIEVQ; from the coding sequence ATGGATAGAAGAAATCTACCAGCATTTGGATGGAACCCATTTAGAGAACTGGCAAGAATAGAACAGGAATTAAATAAAGTGTTTAATGAACTTGTTCCAACTCCAAAAAGTGGTGAACTGGTTGAAGTAACAACATGGAACCCAAGAGTAGATGTGTATGAAAAAGACAACAAACTAATTATTGAGGCTGAAATTCCAGGAGCTAAAAAAGAAGATGTTGAGGTTAAGATTAAAGACAACGCCGTGGTAATCAAAGGTGAAGTAAAAAGAGAAGAGGAAGAAAAAGACAAAACCTATTACAGAACAGAAAGATTTTATGGAGTATTTGAAAGAGTTATCCCATTACCAGTGGAAGTAAAAGCAGAAGAAGCTAAAGCTTCATTTGACAACGGTGTTCTTAAAATAGAAATACCTAAAGCTATTGAAGAAAAAGAAGTCAAGATAGAAGTTCAATAA
- a CDS encoding type II toxin-antitoxin system VapC family toxin, translating to MRYLLDTHVFLWACIEPERLSSNSKDIIKNPQNMLFLSSASIWEISIKMKIGKLKILDKNLDFKTFVEKSIKALDLKEISVLNKHIFSLHLLPDIHKDSFDRILIAQAKSEDLILITNDNQIKKYNIKTLW from the coding sequence TTGAGATATCTTTTAGATACCCATGTATTTTTATGGGCATGTATCGAACCTGAGAGATTATCCTCGAATTCTAAAGATATCATTAAAAATCCTCAAAATATGCTTTTTCTAAGCAGTGCTTCAATTTGGGAAATTTCCATCAAAATGAAGATAGGAAAACTAAAAATATTAGATAAAAACTTAGATTTTAAAACCTTTGTTGAAAAATCTATCAAAGCATTAGATTTAAAAGAAATATCTGTTTTAAACAAACATATTTTCTCTTTACACCTTCTCCCTGATATCCATAAAGACTCTTTTGACAGAATATTAATAGCACAAGCAAAAAGCGAGGATTTAATACTTATTACCAATGATAATCAGATTAAAAAATATAATATAAAAACTCTATGGTGA
- a CDS encoding tetratricopeptide repeat protein — MQKIWNIKTGLLIGLLFIMFNFSFGENIKDLEKSCEKGNARVCFHLGSIYDNKDFKKALYFYEKSCDLDYPLACYDLGIIYFYGHNVKKNIKKATWFFKKACDLDYSFACNNLGVIYNQGIGIKRNHKKAKQLFEKACSLGDELACRNLMFMY; from the coding sequence ATGCAAAAAATCTGGAATATAAAGACAGGTTTGCTTATAGGGTTACTTTTTATAATGTTTAATTTCTCCTTTGGAGAAAATATTAAAGATTTAGAGAAATCCTGTGAGAAAGGAAATGCCAGAGTTTGCTTTCATTTAGGCTCAATTTATGATAATAAGGATTTTAAAAAAGCCCTTTACTTTTATGAAAAATCCTGTGATTTAGATTATCCTCTCGCATGTTATGACTTAGGGATAATCTATTTTTATGGGCATAATGTAAAAAAAAATATAAAAAAGGCGACATGGTTTTTCAAAAAAGCATGCGATTTAGATTATAGTTTTGCCTGTAACAATCTTGGGGTTATATATAATCAGGGAATAGGTATAAAGAGAAACCATAAAAAAGCAAAACAACTTTTTGAAAAGGCATGTAGTTTAGGAGATGAGCTGGCCTGTAGAAACCTTATGTTTATGTATTAA
- the trmFO gene encoding FADH(2)-oxidizing methylenetetrahydrofolate--tRNA-(uracil(54)-C(5))-methyltransferase TrmFO: MKKVAVIGAGLAGSEAAYKIAEEGFNVDLYEMRPVKQTPAHRTEKFAELVCSNSLGGKEITTGAGLLKEEMKKLGSLVVETAEKFDVPAGGALAVDREKFSEEITKTLENHPNIKVIRKEITKIPEDYDFVIIATGPLTSEELSKEIQKITGAEHLYFYDAIAPTVDAETVDYSKGFWGDRYGKGEGDYFNCVLTEEEYEQFYNELLKGEQVPLKDFERAVFFEGCLPIEEIARRGKQTLLFGPMKPVGLVDPRTGKQPFAVVQLRKENREGTLLSLVGFQTKLKYPEQKRIFRLIPALKNATFVRLGSIHRNTFIQSQKVLKPTLQLKKDPKILFAGQITGVEGYAASAATGILAGINVVRMLKGKEPVVPPETTMLGGLVKYITEPKDELQPMNPNFALLPDLNKKVKDKRKRKLLKAERALKDMEEFAKNWRN, translated from the coding sequence ATGAAAAAAGTAGCAGTTATTGGAGCAGGGCTTGCAGGTAGCGAGGCAGCCTATAAGATAGCAGAGGAAGGATTTAATGTTGATTTATACGAAATGAGACCTGTTAAACAAACCCCTGCCCATAGAACAGAAAAATTTGCCGAACTGGTATGTTCAAATTCCCTTGGTGGAAAAGAAATCACAACAGGGGCAGGACTTTTAAAAGAAGAAATGAAAAAATTAGGTTCCCTTGTTGTTGAGACTGCAGAAAAATTTGATGTTCCGGCAGGTGGAGCTCTGGCAGTTGACAGGGAAAAATTCTCAGAAGAAATAACAAAAACCCTTGAAAATCACCCAAATATAAAAGTAATCAGAAAAGAGATAACCAAAATTCCTGAAGATTACGACTTTGTCATAATAGCCACAGGACCTTTAACCTCCGAAGAACTTTCAAAAGAAATACAAAAAATAACAGGAGCAGAGCATTTATATTTTTATGATGCCATTGCCCCAACCGTTGATGCAGAAACCGTTGATTACTCCAAAGGTTTCTGGGGAGATAGATACGGCAAAGGAGAAGGGGATTACTTTAACTGCGTTTTAACAGAGGAAGAATACGAGCAGTTTTACAATGAGCTTTTAAAAGGTGAACAGGTTCCGTTAAAGGATTTTGAAAGGGCAGTATTTTTTGAAGGCTGTCTACCTATTGAGGAGATAGCCAGAAGGGGAAAACAGACCCTTTTATTTGGACCTATGAAACCTGTCGGGCTTGTTGACCCAAGAACAGGTAAACAGCCTTTTGCAGTAGTCCAGCTTAGAAAAGAAAACAGAGAGGGAACACTTCTTTCTCTGGTTGGATTTCAAACAAAGCTGAAATATCCAGAGCAAAAAAGAATATTCAGGCTTATTCCAGCCTTAAAAAATGCCACATTTGTCAGACTTGGGTCTATCCATAGGAACACATTTATACAGTCTCAGAAGGTATTAAAGCCAACTCTTCAGCTTAAAAAAGACCCCAAGATACTCTTTGCAGGTCAGATAACAGGCGTCGAAGGATATGCTGCATCTGCGGCAACAGGAATACTTGCAGGAATTAATGTTGTCAGAATGCTAAAAGGCAAAGAGCCTGTTGTTCCACCTGAAACAACAATGCTTGGCGGACTTGTAAAATACATAACAGAGCCAAAAGATGAACTCCAACCTATGAACCCAAATTTTGCCCTTTTACCTGATTTGAACAAAAAAGTAAAAGACAAAAGAAAAAGAAAACTCCTGAAAGCAGAAAGGGCATTAAAAGATATGGAGGAGTTTGCAAAAAATTGGAGAAATTAG
- a CDS encoding type II toxin-antitoxin system prevent-host-death family antitoxin has translation MKVIDVKEAKENLEKILEEVEKGEKVILKSKNKEFVIYPKSKRKLGIFKNKVQIEPDIDKPLPKEIIEDFYN, from the coding sequence ATGAAGGTCATAGATGTAAAAGAAGCAAAAGAAAACTTGGAAAAAATATTGGAAGAAGTAGAAAAAGGAGAAAAAGTCATCTTAAAAAGTAAGAATAAAGAGTTTGTGATTTATCCTAAATCAAAAAGAAAATTGGGAATTTTCAAGAATAAAGTTCAGATAGAACCTGATATAGACAAACCCCTTCCAAAAGAAATTATAGAGGATTTTTATAATTGA
- a CDS encoding DUF190 domain-containing protein, whose translation MKIEGEAYLLRIFIGENDRIDGKLAYKRLVEIMRENDIAGATVLRGILGYGASSRIHAAGLLTLSGDLPVVIEAVDKEEKIKKLIPEIEKYIKNGLITLEKVHVIKYVYDKS comes from the coding sequence ATGAAAATTGAGGGAGAGGCTTATTTACTGCGAATATTCATCGGCGAAAATGACAGAATTGATGGAAAACTGGCATATAAAAGACTTGTTGAAATTATGAGAGAAAATGATATAGCTGGTGCTACTGTTTTAAGGGGAATTCTTGGTTATGGAGCATCAAGCAGGATACATGCAGCAGGTTTGTTAACTCTTTCAGGGGATTTGCCTGTAGTAATAGAAGCTGTAGACAAAGAAGAAAAAATAAAAAAGTTGATCCCTGAAATTGAAAAATATATTAAAAATGGTCTAATAACCCTTGAAAAAGTTCATGTTATTAAATATGTATATGATAAGTCATAA